The sequence GTTAACCGATGGGTCGTAGGTTCGAGCCCTACTCGGGGAGCTTTTAATAAAAAGCGGGAAGAAAGTAAGAAAGAAGTAGTAAGAAGTAAAAGAATAAGGCCCGATGGTCAAGCGGTTAAGACACGGCCCTTTCACGGCTGTAACCCGGGTTCGATTCCCGGTCGGGTCACTTTGGCGCCATCGCCAAGTGGTAAGGCAAAGGTCTGCAACACCTCTACCCCCGGTTCAAATCCGGGTGGCGCCTTTTATTAAAAACCTTAAATTCTGATATTTATCGGATATTTAAGGTTTTTTATTTTATTTATAGGATTCAAACTAAAGAAGTGATTTAATTAAATTTACATGCGTCTTGTAAGATTATAAATGGTTTAATTTTGAAACAGGGGCTTATATAGGAAATACTTTGCGTAAGATACTAAACTAAATGTAAATTTATTTTATAATAAGGTATAAGCTGAATTTTTATATATGCTTGGTTATTGTCGAATCAGCTTTTTTCAACTCTTTGACTTACGCTTCATAAATCAAGTTACACTTCATAAAACTCTATTTACAACCATTCTATACAGTTCTTTAATCAGGTTCTTAAATTTTATTTCTTAAAATATTATGTGTTTGATATCGATGTTAAAGCGCGCTTACATAATATTGTGATTTGGCGCATACGGGATATATAATGTTTATGTGATATACAAAGGCTGACTATCCGGATACATCAAAAGTAATTTTGAGCAGAAGCGTAATGCCGCCTCATAAGCATTATATATATTTTGCATATTTTAAGGGTATTTTTTATTTAGGTTTGTGGAGTAATGTTAATTTAAATTATATTTTTGCCAAAGGCATTTATTTTTTATGAGTCCGATTTATTAAATGTTGTTTCAATTTAAATAGTTCTGTTATAAAAAAACAATAATTTACTTTAAATTATTATTTAAAAATATAGTACCTTAAGCGTACAAGGATATATATGGTCGAGGACGGCATTATAAAACTAATAGCTGCGTCAAAAGCAATTGATGTACTTTTGGTTACGCCTACATGCTTTTTCTTTGCTATTAAACCGCTAATGCCCTCCTCAAATCTTTGACTCCCTATGGGGGAATTTTTTGTTATTCAAGGCAAAATGCGCCGACTTACACAGAAGTAAGGGTGCAAACCGCGTCAGAGACGCGTCATGCAGCGTTTTCCAAAGGAAATTTTGAGGGTTCACAGACAAGTATTTGCACCGCTGAAGAGAAAGAAAATTTACCACATGGAGCATATATGTCATTGTGCCCTGAAGGTATCGTTCTTTTTTACACAGACGCATTGGCAGAACCATATTTTGTTTGATATAAGGCTTAAATCAAAACATATACGGGTTTTCAAGTTATACTTACAATATGTTTTTAAATATAAATGCGGCTATTTATTATATAGATTTTCAGTAATGAGGTGTCTAATCTAATTTACAGTCTGGTTATCTTTGTTATCATAAGTTTAAATTTATTTTTTTAATGATATTTAAAACTTTTTATATAGTTATACTGTCTTAACATACAGAAAGGTAAAAGTTTAAGTTATATTAATAACGGCACTTTGTCAGAAATATTAAAGTTTATTTCAATTTGCTTGATATATCAATTCGTAAGTCTATTATTTTCAGATTTTACAACATAATGTGTAAGCCTGAAATTACAGTGTGTATAAATGCTGTCAGTTAATTTTAACCGGTTAAATAAATTATTAAAACTTTTTGGCTTTGTATATTGTCTTAACATACAAAGGAGGAAAAAGAATGAAGAAAAGTAAGCTGTTTGAAGATTATATAACAGAGAATATAGATAGCGCATATAGATTTGCTTTCACATATGTGAGAAATAAAGAAGATGCAGAAGATATACTCAATGAGAGTGTGGTAAAAGCTATAAAAGGGATCAATTCCCTCAGAGAACCCAAATATATTAAATCGTGGTTTTTCAGAATAATAGCTAATACTGCTATCAACTATATAAGACGGCAAGGGAAGATAGTGTATTTGGATTATGATGATATGGAACACCTCCAGAAAACAGAAGATGACTATTCCGATTTAAATTTTAACGAACTTATTGAAAAGCTTGATCAAAAGTATAAATCAATTATAGTCCTACGGTTTTTTGAAAATATGACTTTGCAGGAAATTGCACAAGTTCTTGATACTAATGAAAATACTGTTAAGACAAGACTGTACAAAGCTCTGAAAATATTGAAAGTCGATGTTGAGGAGGCGATTTAATGGATTTAAATAAATTGAAAACTGAGTATGAAAATATCAAAGCTGATGACAGATTAAAAGAAAGGATTGAAGAAACTATGAGAAAAGAGAATTCAAAAAGAAAAATGTTACGTGGTATTGTTGGTACGGCTGCTTGTGTGACTGTTTTAACTGTAAGTTTGAATGTGAGCCCTACTTTTGCATATGCAATGAGTAACATACCGGTGGTTGATTCCATAGTTAAGGTGCTTACGCTTAATAAGTATGAAGTTGATGAAGGAAATTATAATGCGACGGTTGTCACTCCTAAGCTTGAAGGCCTTGTTGATAAGGAGCTTGAAGAAAAGCTGAACGCCGAGTTTAAGGAAAACGCAGAAGAAGTTATAGCGGCTTTTGAGAAATCAATCAAGGAGCTTACTGAAGACTTCGGCGAAGGCAATTTCCATGAAGGAATTGAATATAACTATAATGTAAAAACTGATAATGAAAATATGCTTGCGCTTGACGTTTACCTTTACGGAGCCAGCGGATCTTCATGGATTGAACACACATATTATAACATAGATAAGAAAACAGGCGAACTGCTTACGTTTGAAGGATTGTTCAAAGACGATGTTGATTATATAACTCCTATCAGCGAATATATAAAAGGTGAAATGGAAAGACTTAATAAAGAAGAGGGAGGAATGTATTTCCTTCCGGAAAATGAAAATAACTTTGAAGGCTTTGAAAAAATAGAAAAAGACCAGAAATTTTATATTAATGACGATGGTAATATAGTGATTTGTTTTGACAAATATGAAGTTGCCGCCGGAGCTCAAGGCAGCCCTGAGTTTGTTTTGCCGGATGAAGTAGTAAAAGATATAGTTAAATAAATGTTTCAATATACCGCGGAATTTATTTCCGCGGTTTTTATATGCTTATTCGGCAAATATTATTTAATTATCCGCCATTATGGTTGCTTTATAAAATAGACTTGTATTTCATACGCTTTACTCTTTATAGTGTTAGCTCCAATTTGCAAGGGCGCACACGTATTACAATGAAAATTTTACGCATTTCCGCATTGCGGACGTTTGCCGTAGAAACCGCTGGGTCTGTGCGTATGCGCCTTGAAAAGCAAAAAATTTTTTTGTGAGATCGGCGAGTTTTAACCGGCAGCAGCGTAAGAGCAAGATAAAGATGCGCAAATGCCGCAAACTCTACATCAAGCGCTTTTAATGCGGCTATTGCGCCGCTTGCTGTCCGTTAAAACCTGGTGTCCAAGCATAACAGCTTTAAGACAATATGCAATATTATATGCGGCAGGCCGTTTATTTTTTAGTTGGAACATAACATTTATATTTTCTGACGATAAACGGAATTTTATACTTTGTAAACTAAATGTGAGATAAAAGAACGTTGTTAAAGCCTTTCCTTTGTGGTAAAATAAAATTTAACTGATTTGGAAAGGAGGGGGAGTTATTGTCTGAAAGCGTTGTTTTAGAAGGCACAGTTGAAGATATTATATTTCAAAATAGCGATAACGGATATGCGGTTTTTTCTGTCGATAATGGTGAAAGCGAAGTTATATGCGTTGGGATTGTGCCTAACCTGCATAACGGCGAAAGCCTTAAGGTTATAGGAAATTGGACCGTACACCCTTCCTATGGCAGGCAGCTTTCGGTTGAGTTTTATGAAAAAACAATTCCTACAACCATAGACGGTATTGAAAAATATCTTTCTTCCGGTGTTATTAAAGGTATAGGGCCTAAAACGGCTAAAAAAATTGTTGAAAAATTCGGCGAAACGACATTTTACATCATTGAAGAAAAGCCCGACAGGCTTGTTGAGATAAAGGGGCTTACATATGAAAAAGCGGTTCGTATAAGTCAAGTTTTCAGAGAACAGCATGAACTTAGGCGGGTTATGATTTTTCTCCAAAATTTTGGAGTTACTCCTGTTTATGCAATGAAAATATATAAAAAATATAAAGAAAAAACATTTGATATAGTTAATACAAACCCATACAGGTTGGCGGACGACATAACAGGCATAGGATTTAAAATGGCAGACAAATTAGCCGCTTCGGCCGGTATAGCCGAGGACGCCCCCGGAAGGATTAAAGCCGCCGTGAAGTATATATTAAATAAAGCGGCGCAGGACGGCCATGTTTATCTGCCGCAGGATATACTGCTGGAAAATGTTAAGGATATAACCGGAGTTGACGCCACGCTTATAGAAAACGGACTTTTGGAACTACAGATAGAGCATCAGATATGGCGTGAAAATTTAAATGATGAAGTAATAATATATTTAAATTTATATTATTATTCCGAGATTTCTTCGGCAAAAAAAATGATTGAACTGCTTGAATACAGGGACGAATACGGGAAAGACTGGGACAGTGTAATTGACAATGCCGAAATATCAACGGGAATTAAGCTTGCAGATAAGCAGCGCGAGGCCGTCAAGGAAGCGTTGACGGAAGGAGCTCTTATAATAACCGGCGGACCCGGCACCGGAAAAACCACTACTATAAACACCATTATCAAGATATTAGAGAAAGAAGGAAGGAGCATTATGCTTGGAGCTCCTACCGGCAGGGCGGCAAAAAGGATGACAGAAGCCACAGGCATGGGAGCACAGACAATTCATAGGATGTTGGGAATTAACTTTATTGACGGCGACAGCAGAACGCAGTCCTTTGAAAAGGATGAAGATGATCCGATAGACGCCGATGTTATTATAATAGATGAAAGTTCTATGATAGACATATTGCTTATGAATAGTTTTTTGCGCGCCGTGCGTCCGGGAACAAGGCTGATACTTGTGGGAGACGTTGATCAGCTCCCTTCTGTAGGGGCCGGAAACGTATTAAAAGATTTGATAAAGAGCAATGTTATAAAAGTTGTGCGCCTTACTGAAATTTTCAGGCAGGCGCAGGAAAGCGCGATAATAACAAATGCGCACAGGATAAACAACGGCCTTTACCCTGTTTTAAACGATAAAACGAAAGACTTCTTTTTTGTAAAGCGTTCCAATGCGGGGGATGTGGTAACTGCCATAAAAGATCTGATAACAAGAAGACTGCCGGCGTTTAACGGATGCGACCCTGTAAACGATATTCAAGTATTGACTCCTATGAAAAAGGGGATACTAGGAGTTCAGGAAATTAACAAAGTTTTGCAGGAAACGCTTAATCCGCCGCATAGAGGGAAAAAAGAAAAGGCGTTTAGAATGGGAACTTTCCGTCAAGGCGATAAAGTTATGCAGATAAAAAATAATTATAATATGGCTTGGAAAGTTAAAGGATTTAAAGGAAAGGTTATAGACGAAGGCCTCGGAATTTTTAATGGCGACTGCGGCATAATTCATGATATTGATGAAAGCAGTGAAACAATGAGCGTTATTTTTGACGATAATAAATTGGTCGAATATGATTTTACACAGCTCGAGGAGCTGGAGCTTGCTTATGCGGTAACAATACACAAATCTCAGGGGAGCGAATACCCGGTTGTTATTGTGCCTATACACAGCGGTCCGCCCATGCTGCTTTCAAGAAACCTTTTGTATACGGCGGTTACGAGGGCAAAAAAATTGGCTGTACTTGTCGGTATACCTGAAACTATGAATAAAATGGTTGATAATAACAGGGAGATTAACAGATATTCTACTTTGGACAAACGTATTTGTTCTTTGTACGAATTTATGCATCAGGAATAAGGTGGAAACATGATTAAAATTGCAGATGCCGTTCTTAATTTGATTTATCCTCCCAGATGCGCCGTTTGCCTTGACATAATTCCTATGGGAGGCAACAAGTATTTATGCGGCCCGTGCTTTGAAAGCATGAATAAAAACAATGGAATAACAGTAAAGTATTTTAATGACAAAAGCATTAAATTTACGGAAAATATAACAAGCGCATTTGCAGTTTACAGCTACGGCGAGGTACGCGAGGCCGTCAGATACTTTAAATTTGACGGTTATAAAAGAAGCGGCGCGGCTTTTGCGGAAATTATGCATGAAGTTGCCCGACGTAATTTTCCATATATTTTCAAAGATTGCGATTTGCTTGTTCCTGTTCCAATCCATAGTAAAAGATATAAGGAAAGGGGATTCAACCAATCGGAGATTATAGCCGAAAGGCTTGCGGAACTGACAGGGATAAAGACGGCGGCGGATACGATTATCAGGACAAAGGAGACTGCTCCGCAAAGCTCCCTTAACGCTTCCGAAAGAAGGAAAAATATAAAAGGGGCCTTTGAGTTTGGAAACGGCGATGTAAAGGGCATGAATATTCTTTTAATTGACGATATTTTTACAACGGGCGCAACTTTGAATGAATGTGCCTCAGTTCTGCTTAAAAACGGTGCGAAAGAAGTAAACTGCTATACGTTTGCGGCGGCGATTTTGGATTAAGGGGACTTTTATATGTATAATGCTGGTCTGGTTTTGGAAGGCGGCGGCATGCGCGGAGTTTATACAGCCGGAGCGCTTGACTTTTTTATAGACAAGGATATATGGTTTTCGTCGGTATACGGCGTTTCGGCCGGAGCCTGCCATGCATGCAGCTACTTGTCAAAACAACGCAAAAGGGCGTTTAACGTTAACGTGGACTATTTGAAGGATAAGAGGTATGCAAGTTTATACAGCCTGTTTAAGACAGGCGATTATTTTGGCAGCAAATTTGTATACGACACAATACCGAATGAACTCAGCCCTTATGATTATGATTCATTTAATAAATACGAGGGAAACTTCTGTTGTGTTGTTACAAACTGTATTACAGGAAGAGCCGAATACCTTAAAGTTAAAGATATGAAAAAAGATATTGATTTTATAAGAGCTTCGAGTTCTCTCCCTATGATTTCCGGGATGGTAGAAATAAACGGCGGAAAATACCTTGACGGGGGTATAAGTGATTCAATACCGATAAAAAAATCTGAAAGCGACGGAAATTTAAAAAATGTTGTTATACTTACCCGTGATGGTAAATACCGCAAAACAAAAAATAAAATGCTCAGAGTTTTGAAGATAAAATACAGGAAGTATCCAAATCTTGTTAAAGCTATGGCCGAAAGACATATTAAATATAACAATACTCTGGATTATATAGAAAAAAAGGAAAAAGCGGGCGGCATATATGTCATACGCCCGCAAAAGCCTGTGGAGATAGGAAGGCTCGAGAAAAATAAAGAAAAGCTATATGAACTTTATAATGAAGGATATAATGATGCCAAGCGCCATTATAAAAGATTAATTGATTTTTTAAAAAGTTAAATCATATATATAAGGCCTATCGCTATTAGCAGCACGCCTGAAACCGTACTCCAAATATCTGTTCTCAAAGGACAGATATTTTTTATTTTATTGCCGAAATATGTGCCCAAAACAAGAAGAAGTATTTGAAGAAGAGCGACAAGGAATGGCAGAAGAACTGTATATCCGCCTGCTATACCGGCTCCCGTAACGGCTCCGAAAGCGTCTATTGAAAGTGAAAATCCCAGATAAATAGCTTCAAGCGTATCAATAGAATTTGAATTATCCATGTCGCAGCTTTGCGGTGTTCGTACAATCTCTATTGTAAGGCCGAACTGTTTTAAAAAAAATATATGTTTTTTATTTTCCGGTGTTTTTGATTTTTTTGGCTTTGGCGGGCGTTTACTTTGAAATATTATCCATGCCCCGAGAAGTATAAGCATTATAGTGCCTATGTTGCCGGCCAGTTTTGCGGGCAGTATATTCCTTATAAAATCACCGAGCACGAGTGCAAGGAATGTTATGGCTATCGACTGGAAAGAAATTATCAGCTTTGCGCCGGGAGTTATTTTTATGCCGCGGCCGCCGCATGCAAGGCCGACGCCGAAAGCGTCGATTGAAAGCGCAAGGGAAAGTATTATTAATTTATACGCCATTGATATGCCCCCGATAATTTACGGTTACTTTTATAATATGAATAAAGTAATAACTTTGCTATCATCCGAATAAAATTTAACCGAGGTGAGAATATGGACTGGCATAACAGAACTTATTTAGAAACGGTTGAATTATTGGAATCCGACTTGTCAAGAGGTCTTACAAGCCGACAGGCGGAGAAAAGGCTTGATGAAAACGGTGAAAATATACTTCGTGATGAAGGGAAAAGAAAGGGGGTTGTTGAAAAGTTTTTTGATCAGCTTAACGATTTTCTTGTAATTGTGCTTCTGAGCGCGGCCGCGGCTTCATTTATTATTTCCGTATTGAAAGGGGATAAAGACTTTGCGGATTCTTTCCTTATTATTGCAATAGTTATTGTTAACGCAGTTATTGGAGTCGTTCAGGAGTCTAAAGCGCAAAAAGCTATTGACGATTTGAAGAAATTGACGCCGCACAAAGCAAAGGTGGTGCGTGACGGTGAAGTTAAGGAAATCGA is a genomic window of Anaerotignum faecicola containing:
- a CDS encoding sigma-70 family RNA polymerase sigma factor — protein: MKKSKLFEDYITENIDSAYRFAFTYVRNKEDAEDILNESVVKAIKGINSLREPKYIKSWFFRIIANTAINYIRRQGKIVYLDYDDMEHLQKTEDDYSDLNFNELIEKLDQKYKSIIVLRFFENMTLQEIAQVLDTNENTVKTRLYKALKILKVDVEEAI
- a CDS encoding DUF3298 domain-containing protein; the protein is MDLNKLKTEYENIKADDRLKERIEETMRKENSKRKMLRGIVGTAACVTVLTVSLNVSPTFAYAMSNIPVVDSIVKVLTLNKYEVDEGNYNATVVTPKLEGLVDKELEEKLNAEFKENAEEVIAAFEKSIKELTEDFGEGNFHEGIEYNYNVKTDNENMLALDVYLYGASGSSWIEHTYYNIDKKTGELLTFEGLFKDDVDYITPISEYIKGEMERLNKEEGGMYFLPENENNFEGFEKIEKDQKFYINDDGNIVICFDKYEVAAGAQGSPEFVLPDEVVKDIVK
- a CDS encoding ATP-dependent RecD-like DNA helicase: MSESVVLEGTVEDIIFQNSDNGYAVFSVDNGESEVICVGIVPNLHNGESLKVIGNWTVHPSYGRQLSVEFYEKTIPTTIDGIEKYLSSGVIKGIGPKTAKKIVEKFGETTFYIIEEKPDRLVEIKGLTYEKAVRISQVFREQHELRRVMIFLQNFGVTPVYAMKIYKKYKEKTFDIVNTNPYRLADDITGIGFKMADKLAASAGIAEDAPGRIKAAVKYILNKAAQDGHVYLPQDILLENVKDITGVDATLIENGLLELQIEHQIWRENLNDEVIIYLNLYYYSEISSAKKMIELLEYRDEYGKDWDSVIDNAEISTGIKLADKQREAVKEALTEGALIITGGPGTGKTTTINTIIKILEKEGRSIMLGAPTGRAAKRMTEATGMGAQTIHRMLGINFIDGDSRTQSFEKDEDDPIDADVIIIDESSMIDILLMNSFLRAVRPGTRLILVGDVDQLPSVGAGNVLKDLIKSNVIKVVRLTEIFRQAQESAIITNAHRINNGLYPVLNDKTKDFFFVKRSNAGDVVTAIKDLITRRLPAFNGCDPVNDIQVLTPMKKGILGVQEINKVLQETLNPPHRGKKEKAFRMGTFRQGDKVMQIKNNYNMAWKVKGFKGKVIDEGLGIFNGDCGIIHDIDESSETMSVIFDDNKLVEYDFTQLEELELAYAVTIHKSQGSEYPVVIVPIHSGPPMLLSRNLLYTAVTRAKKLAVLVGIPETMNKMVDNNREINRYSTLDKRICSLYEFMHQE
- a CDS encoding ComF family protein — protein: MIKIADAVLNLIYPPRCAVCLDIIPMGGNKYLCGPCFESMNKNNGITVKYFNDKSIKFTENITSAFAVYSYGEVREAVRYFKFDGYKRSGAAFAEIMHEVARRNFPYIFKDCDLLVPVPIHSKRYKERGFNQSEIIAERLAELTGIKTAADTIIRTKETAPQSSLNASERRKNIKGAFEFGNGDVKGMNILLIDDIFTTGATLNECASVLLKNGAKEVNCYTFAAAILD
- a CDS encoding patatin family protein encodes the protein MYNAGLVLEGGGMRGVYTAGALDFFIDKDIWFSSVYGVSAGACHACSYLSKQRKRAFNVNVDYLKDKRYASLYSLFKTGDYFGSKFVYDTIPNELSPYDYDSFNKYEGNFCCVVTNCITGRAEYLKVKDMKKDIDFIRASSSLPMISGMVEINGGKYLDGGISDSIPIKKSESDGNLKNVVILTRDGKYRKTKNKMLRVLKIKYRKYPNLVKAMAERHIKYNNTLDYIEKKEKAGGIYVIRPQKPVEIGRLEKNKEKLYELYNEGYNDAKRHYKRLIDFLKS
- the ytaF gene encoding sporulation membrane protein YtaF; the protein is MAYKLIILSLALSIDAFGVGLACGGRGIKITPGAKLIISFQSIAITFLALVLGDFIRNILPAKLAGNIGTIMLILLGAWIIFQSKRPPKPKKSKTPENKKHIFFLKQFGLTIEIVRTPQSCDMDNSNSIDTLEAIYLGFSLSIDAFGAVTGAGIAGGYTVLLPFLVALLQILLLVLGTYFGNKIKNICPLRTDIWSTVSGVLLIAIGLIYMI